The segment TCAAACCTCAATTTCTCATAAAGTAATAGGAGTGAAGATTTCCCCTCATTTTCATCAAATATCTCCAACAGAAAAACCAATTATTAAGTCCGAAAACTTTGAAATAATTGAAGAATTAAATTCAGATGGGAATAAGGATAGTTCCAGAATGTTGAAAGCAGGTGCATCGAGGGTGTTTTATGTGCAGACCAAAAGTGATATTGCCTTGATTGAAGTGATGAAGGAGCTTCAACAATTTTGGTTTGATGATACGGCCGTTATTTGCGAATCGGGAGGCCTCAGGCATTTTATTGAACCTGGATTGTTTATGGTTTGTCGATCTGCAGATCAACCTGAAATAAAGCCTCATTTAAATGTGCTTGAGCCAAAAGTTGATCAATTTATATTATTTCAGGAAAACGGTTTTGATTTATCAAGGGTCAAATTTGAAAATCATAAATGGTCAATCATTGAAGCTCTTTGAGTTTAATTTTCATTCGTAAAAAAATAACAGAACCCTGATTGGGAATTAAAACACATTCTAAAGGTTATCCAAGCCTACAGACACTTTCTAATCGTTCAGGATCCAGCAATTTAATCCTTTTCCCATCAATTTGAATTATTTTATCCTTACGGAATTCGGATAAAATCCGGATCACGTTTTCGGTTGTCATTTCAATTAATTCAGCGATCTCACGTCTTGATACCGGAAGCTCAAATTCATCACTTTGATAAATGTGTGTAGAGAAAAATATAAGGATATATGCGATTCTCCCCCTTAAATGCTTTTTGTTGATTTCAAATCTATTCTCAATAATGTCATCATACATCTTGCTCATTTTTTTCATGATGTCGATGGCGAATGTTCCGTTATTTTTGATCACCTCTTTTAAAGCATCCATCTCAACTGAGCAAACAACGCTATCTTCAAGCGCGGAAATGGAATATTTGTAAGTTGAAAGAGAAAACATGCTTAATAGCGATATAAAATCACGTGGTTTTGCGATGCTTATGATTTGATCCTTATTATTAGGAGATTGTTTGTAAAGTTTTACCAAGCCTTGCTTTAAGTAAAGGAAAGAAGCGATATCCTGACCTTCGGTACTGATGATCTCGCCTTTTTTGAATAACATTTCCTTT is part of the Bacteroidota bacterium genome and harbors:
- a CDS encoding Crp/Fnr family transcriptional regulator, with protein sequence MPEIIKSNHCKTCIYNRLLFGGLNDNELNLLNRNKKEMLFKKGEIISTEGQDIASFLYLKQGLVKLYKQSPNNKDQIISIAKPRDFISLLSMFSLSTYKYSISALEDSVVCSVEMDALKEVIKNNGTFAIDIMKKMSKMYDDIIENRFEINKKHLRGRIAYILIFFSTHIYQSDEFELPVSRREIAELIEMTTENVIRILSEFRKDKIIQIDGKRIKLLDPERLESVCRLG